From Desulfuromonas soudanensis, the proteins below share one genomic window:
- a CDS encoding cation diffusion facilitator family transporter, protein MNRLNPKIRAARFSMATATGLALIKLVVGITTGSLAVLSSAIDSLLDIFMSGINYLAIHKAEEPADEKHPFGHGKYETLATIIQALVIASSGGWIIFESIRRLSSGVALARLGQGMSVLLFSALASFCISRYLRRVARETDSSALQADSLHFSMDVYTNLALLAGLVVINFVNIPWLDPVLSLLVACYILFEALRLVRRGLGDVLDEELPEAVRQEVQRLIESHQGDLLDYHNLRTRRAGSQKIMDFHLTVCKHLSVEEAHDIADHLEKRIEQEVRGSDVTIHVEPCRRADCPGREVCATEKTRFSREIAPGDDR, encoded by the coding sequence ATGAACAGACTCAACCCGAAAATCAGGGCCGCCCGCTTTTCGATGGCCACCGCCACCGGGCTGGCCCTCATTAAACTCGTGGTCGGAATAACGACCGGTTCCCTGGCGGTCCTCTCATCGGCCATCGATTCGCTCCTCGACATCTTCATGTCGGGGATCAACTATCTGGCAATCCACAAGGCCGAAGAGCCCGCCGACGAGAAGCACCCCTTCGGCCACGGCAAGTACGAAACGCTGGCGACCATTATCCAGGCTCTGGTCATTGCGTCCTCCGGCGGGTGGATCATCTTCGAATCGATCCGACGCCTCTCTTCGGGGGTCGCCCTGGCACGCCTCGGCCAGGGGATGTCGGTCCTCCTCTTCAGCGCCCTGGCCTCCTTCTGCATCAGCCGCTACCTGCGCCGGGTCGCCAGAGAAACCGACTCCTCGGCACTGCAGGCCGACTCCCTTCATTTTTCCATGGACGTCTACACCAACCTCGCCCTTCTGGCGGGGCTGGTGGTGATCAACTTCGTCAACATCCCCTGGCTCGACCCGGTGCTGTCGCTCTTGGTCGCCTGCTACATCCTCTTCGAGGCCCTGCGCCTGGTGCGTCGCGGCCTGGGGGACGTCCTCGACGAAGAGCTCCCCGAGGCGGTGCGCCAGGAGGTGCAGCGGCTGATCGAATCCCACCAGGGGGATCTTCTCGACTACCACAACCTGCGCACCCGCCGCGCCGGTTCGCAAAAGATCATGGACTTTCATCTGACCGTCTGCAAACACCTCTCGGTGGAAGAGGCCCACGACATCGCCGATCACCTGGAAAAGCGCATCGAGCAGGAGGTTCGCGGTTCTGACGTGACGATTCACGTCGAACCGTGCAGGCGCGCCGACTGCCCCGGACGGGAGGTCTGCGCCACGGAAAAGACCCGTTTCAGCAGGGAAATAGCCCCCGGAGACGATCGATGA
- a CDS encoding AsmA family protein, giving the protein MNRFIKISAIVAGAVVVLIVALIVLAQVLITPERVRETVLPLAEKALHRKVALGEIDVSLFSGISIQDIRVQEKAGEEDFVAADRIVLRYRIWPLFFLRVVVDEVRLEGPKIRIERLADGSFNFSDLTAPASAETPAPKEEPASENGKEISLLVARVVVSGGEILFFDHAAGAATPYRYQLSDLALEASDISLDRPFPFSVKVLLNGSVLTLDGEANVAEGSGKVKVNLAGLDVTAFAPYYRSAIPGDLEGLKLSLDVVAEKGAGKLSSKGSVVVKELDLILDAMKESPLRDARFNLDYALDVDLAAKTLTLGASRAVLNGIVAEFDGTVSAYDVKPLLDLNLALPGLDLRRTLAALPDNLVAAAKGMDPAGTVDAKVHLYGTLEDPGKLLKDGEVSLTDVAVSAGGMRPALSGRIHLSGDTLQTEKLQLKIGDNLLQVDLQGKNLFGDPVVLSSRITADKLLVDPLLGPPPTAAAEAAPATRDAAQAEELGPLAIPLRASGEVRVQQALYKGLVIDALALDWRLEKNVLTVEKLTGTLAGGTFTQNARVDLGKKGLVYTTALELKGVQADPLVTAFAPKSAGTLFGNLDLTARFDGRGTLAETVKKNLSGKGRFALAEARLTGSGIARGLSDYLQLEELRDVRFAKAEGEFTIEQGRVKVAADFGGSKLRLSPRGSAGLDGNLDLVLDTRLSPELTGKLDSHGKVSGYFKDAQGWGQVPLKLSGTVAAPRFTLDASAVKGQVKEKAREQLQKTLEKKLFKKGTPAEPGTPESQDPAKKALDDALKGLFGR; this is encoded by the coding sequence ATGAACAGGTTCATCAAAATTTCCGCAATTGTCGCCGGAGCCGTCGTCGTCCTGATCGTCGCCCTGATCGTTCTCGCCCAGGTCCTCATTACCCCGGAGAGGGTCAGGGAAACCGTCCTCCCACTGGCCGAAAAGGCCCTGCACCGCAAGGTCGCCCTCGGCGAAATCGACGTCAGCCTCTTTTCGGGGATTTCCATACAGGACATCCGGGTCCAGGAAAAGGCGGGGGAGGAGGATTTTGTCGCCGCCGACCGCATTGTGCTGCGTTACCGCATCTGGCCCCTATTTTTCCTGCGGGTGGTGGTCGACGAGGTGCGGCTCGAGGGACCGAAGATTCGCATCGAGCGACTGGCCGACGGCAGCTTCAACTTCAGCGATCTGACGGCCCCCGCCTCCGCGGAGACTCCGGCACCGAAGGAAGAACCGGCATCGGAAAATGGGAAGGAGATCAGCCTGTTGGTGGCCAGAGTCGTCGTCAGCGGCGGCGAGATCCTCTTTTTCGATCATGCAGCCGGAGCCGCCACCCCCTATCGCTACCAGCTCAGCGACCTCGCCCTGGAGGCCAGCGACATCTCCCTGGACCGTCCCTTCCCCTTTTCCGTCAAAGTGCTGTTGAACGGCTCGGTCCTGACGCTGGACGGCGAAGCAAACGTGGCCGAGGGAAGCGGCAAGGTGAAGGTCAATCTTGCGGGTCTTGACGTCACGGCTTTTGCCCCCTACTACCGCAGCGCCATTCCGGGGGATCTCGAGGGGCTCAAGCTGAGTCTCGATGTCGTCGCCGAGAAAGGAGCTGGGAAGCTCTCCTCCAAGGGGTCGGTGGTTGTCAAGGAGCTCGACCTGATTCTCGATGCCATGAAGGAGAGCCCGCTGCGCGACGCCAGGTTCAATCTCGACTACGCCCTCGATGTCGACCTGGCCGCCAAGACCCTGACCCTCGGAGCGAGCCGGGCGGTCCTTAACGGGATCGTTGCCGAGTTTGACGGCACGGTGAGCGCCTATGATGTGAAGCCGCTTCTCGACCTGAACCTCGCCCTGCCGGGGCTCGACCTGCGCCGCACCCTGGCCGCCCTCCCTGATAACCTCGTTGCCGCGGCCAAGGGGATGGATCCCGCCGGGACTGTTGACGCCAAGGTTCATCTGTACGGAACCCTCGAGGATCCAGGCAAACTCCTCAAGGACGGCGAGGTGAGCCTGACGGATGTGGCGGTCAGCGCCGGCGGGATGCGCCCGGCGCTCAGCGGTCGCATCCATCTGTCGGGGGATACCCTGCAGACCGAGAAACTGCAGCTTAAAATCGGCGACAACCTTCTTCAGGTCGATCTGCAGGGTAAAAATCTCTTTGGCGATCCGGTGGTCCTTTCCAGTCGCATCACCGCCGACAAGCTTCTTGTCGACCCGCTCCTCGGCCCCCCCCCGACAGCGGCGGCAGAGGCCGCTCCGGCCACCAGGGACGCGGCTCAGGCCGAGGAGCTCGGGCCCCTGGCGATCCCCCTCAGGGCCAGCGGCGAGGTTCGGGTCCAGCAGGCGCTCTATAAGGGGCTGGTCATCGACGCCCTGGCCCTCGATTGGCGTCTGGAGAAAAATGTCCTGACGGTGGAGAAATTGACCGGAACTCTGGCCGGAGGGACTTTCACGCAGAATGCCCGGGTCGATCTCGGCAAGAAGGGGCTCGTCTACACGACCGCACTGGAGCTCAAGGGAGTCCAGGCCGATCCCCTGGTGACCGCTTTTGCCCCCAAATCCGCTGGGACCCTCTTCGGCAACCTCGATCTGACGGCCCGCTTCGACGGGCGGGGAACCCTGGCCGAAACGGTGAAGAAAAATCTTTCAGGGAAGGGACGTTTTGCGCTCGCCGAGGCCCGCCTCACCGGTTCGGGGATCGCCCGGGGGCTTTCGGATTATCTCCAGCTCGAAGAGTTGCGGGATGTACGCTTTGCCAAGGCCGAGGGGGAGTTCACCATCGAACAGGGACGGGTCAAGGTCGCCGCCGATTTTGGCGGGAGTAAACTGCGGCTTTCTCCCCGGGGGAGCGCCGGCCTCGACGGTAACCTCGATCTGGTTCTCGATACCCGCCTTTCCCCTGAGTTGACCGGCAAGCTCGACAGCCATGGCAAGGTCAGCGGCTATTTCAAGGACGCGCAGGGGTGGGGACAGGTGCCCCTGAAGCTCTCCGGAACCGTTGCGGCCCCGCGCTTCACTCTCGACGCTTCGGCGGTCAAGGGACAGGTCAAGGAAAAGGCCCGGGAGCAGTTGCAGAAGACGCTGGAGAAGAAGCTCTTCAAGAAAGGGACTCCTGCCGAGCCGGGGACCCCGGAAAGCCAGGATCCCGCCAAAAAGGCCCTCGATGACGCCCTCAAGGGGTTGTTCGGCCGTTGA
- a CDS encoding ferritin family protein: MTGMEDYSGFEVIRAAMEVEKNGHRFYSTMAQKAKSEIAREIFAWLAQDEVAHLKTLEDLVPQYQEGAFWDDEEIFLPYLRRFSDSEIFPSAERLEKVLQSGDSDFKALDLAIEAEEKFAAYFHKAAIHARTREGKDAFAWLAGEEDRHAAVLKERRAKLQAA; encoded by the coding sequence ATGACCGGAATGGAAGACTACAGTGGATTTGAGGTGATCAGGGCCGCCATGGAAGTTGAGAAGAACGGCCACCGTTTCTACTCGACCATGGCGCAAAAAGCCAAGAGCGAAATTGCCAGGGAGATCTTCGCCTGGCTGGCCCAAGATGAGGTGGCCCACCTCAAAACCCTCGAGGATCTCGTCCCGCAATACCAGGAGGGGGCCTTCTGGGACGATGAGGAGATTTTTCTCCCCTACCTGCGGCGCTTCTCAGACAGCGAAATCTTCCCCTCCGCCGAGCGCCTGGAGAAAGTCCTGCAGTCGGGGGATAGCGACTTTAAAGCCCTCGACCTGGCTATCGAGGCCGAGGAAAAATTCGCCGCCTACTTCCACAAGGCCGCGATCCACGCCCGCACCCGCGAAGGGAAGGACGCCTTCGCCTGGCTCGCCGGCGAAGAGGACCGTCACGCTGCAGTCCTCAAGGAGCGCAGGGCCAAGCTCCAGGCCGCCTGA